Genomic DNA from Halodesulfovibrio sp. MK-HDV:
TGGCATCAGATATTCCATGGGCATTTAAATATCTTTGATTTTGCTGTTTGCTACCCTTTCTTTTAAAATTCCAATAATCTGATTTTCTGTAACTAATGTTTTCTTTATAGATATTTTCTGACTAGGTTGTGCTAAAAAATTATAGCTTGTCTTGCTTCTTTTTAGAGAAGCCTACGTCTGGGCTGGAAGTTTTTGCATGATCTTAGAATTGAAAAAATGAGCTGCCAAACAGCATAATAAAAAANCGGTTCTACCTGTCTGGTGGAGCCGTTTTTGCTATTCTATTTTGCAAAGAATGGAAGAGGCTTCGATTGTTATAATAATGTGATGACTGTGTGTATAACGTACACTGGCAGTAGCCTGAATCGTAGATTTTGAGGGGTAATGGAATGAAACGATGCCACCAACTCTCTGTTGCCTTGGTTTTGTTGGGTGTGATCTGGACCGCCTTCGTCATGCTGCCTTCATCGTTGTATGCGCAGGGTGAACCACGACATGTTCTGCTTTTGAATTCATATCACCAACGAATGACATGGGTGGAAAATCTGACTCGCGCTGTTGAGGATGTGTTGGAGCCTGATAAGAACAATTTGATACTCCATATTGATAATATGGATACCAAAATGGTGTTCTCGCCAGCATATTTTCTTGCTTACAAAAAGATGCTTGCAGAGCGCTATAAAGGTATTTCTTTTAGTGTGATTATTTCTTCAGACAACTATGCTTTCGACTTCCTGCGCTACCATCGTGATGATTTATGGCCGAATATTCCCGTTGTTTTTTGTGGTGTAGCTGATTTGAAGCCATACATGCTTAAGAATGTTTCACTTTTTACCGGAACTGAAGAAACTCCTTCGCCCCGTGCCACCGTGGAGCAAATGCTCCGTAACCATCCTCATATCAAGAAAATATTCGTGATTAATGATTACCTGAAGACAGGTAAAAGTTGGAGGCGGTACATTCTGAAAGAACTCAGAGGTCTTGAAGGGCGTGTGGACTTTGAACATAACATAGAAGAACCAGTTGGCCGTTTGCGCCAAAGACTGCTTTCACTGGGAAAAGACACCGCGGTTTTGCTCGGGGTCTATTTCAGGGACAGCGAGGGACGGCAGTTCTATACATATGAAAGCATCGGTGAACTTCTTACGGCAGATATGCCGGTTCCGGTATATTGTCTTTTAGGGTTCAATTTGCGCAAGGGCGTTATCGGGGGAGATGTAATCAGCGGGTATTTTCAGGGAAAGTCGGCTGCCCAGATGGCAAAGCGTATTTTGGCGGGAACAGATATTAACAGTATTCCCATTGTTCGCACTGGCGCAAACAAGTTTATGTTTCGTTATCCAGAATTGCAGCGTTGGAATATTGCTGAGGACTCTTTGCCTAAGGGAAGCATCATCTTGGATCGTCCCGCTTCTTTTTTTGAGATGTACCGAGAATATATTATTATAATCGAAATCATAATTGGTGTTCTTTTTCTTATTGTTCTTCTTCAGATGATACATATTGCACGGCGAAGAGTTGTTGAAAAGGCATTGCGTAAAAGCCGTAGACGGTTCGCTGTGCTGTTGAAAAATATGCCCGGGATGGCATACAGAAGTGTGTTTGGTTCCGATTGGCTTATGCGTTTTGTAAGTGAAGGAAGCAAGGATCTTGTGGAATATTCTCCTGACGAGTTGCTGGAGGGTGGAGTTGTTTCCTTCTCGTCGCTTATTGCTTCTGAAGACAGAAAAAATGCTAGAAGGATTATTGATGCACAGCTTGAGCACGGTAATAGTTTTACTGTTGAATATCGACTGCATTCTTCATCCGGTGAAGTGCGCCACGTATTAGAACGAGGACGGTATGTGCAGGAGGCAGAAGAAGAGGCGATGCTTGAGGGATTCATAACCGATGTTACAGATCTTAAAAAGTCACAGGCTGAGCTGGCCGCGCTAAACCAGGAGCTGGAGGATCGGGTGCGGCGACGTACGGCAGAGTTGGAAAAGTCTTTGAAGGATTTGCAAAACGCACAGCAACAATTGGTTGAAGCGGAAAAACTGGCGTCGCTTGGTGGGTTGGTTGCCGGCGTTGCTCATGAAATTAATACGCCGTTAGGTATCGGCCTAACAAGTGCGACCTACCTGCAGGAACGCCTTACAAAGCTTGAAGGAGAGTACAAGGCTGGGAGCTTTAAACGTTCAACGCTTGAACAATTTATGCATGTTGCCGATGAGGGCTTGGCCGCTACTGTCAGCAATTTGCGTCGGGCTGCCAACTTGGTGCAGAGCTTTAAGCAGGTCGCTGTGGATCAGACTTCTGAAGTGCTGCGTGAGTTCGAATTGTACGGCTATCTGGGTGAGGTGCTGACAAGCTTGCGCCCACGTTGGAAGCGTTCAACGCATACTGTTGAGTTGCATGCCGAAGGAGATGCCAAGGGAACGATTGTTAAGACATATCCCGGGGTGATTATGCAAGTCATGTCGAATTTGATAAGCAACTCGTTGGTGCATGGTTTTGAGGGAATGCAGAATGGCGTTGTGGAAATTGTGTTGAGGCGTACAAATGGAGACATAAGCATTGATTATCGGGATAATGGAAAAGGCATGACGCCGGAGCAGATACAGCGGGTTTTTGAGCCATTCTTTACGACAAAAATGGGCAGTGGTGGTTCTGGGCTCGGCATGCATATTGTGTGGAATCTTGTAACACGTAAGCTCGGTGGAGTTATCGAATGTCACAGTGAACTCGGACAGGGTGCCAGATTTGTTATCACGTTTCCAATATTACCTGAGCAGGAAACTGAGAGTTAAACCTGAAAAGGGGGATGGCCTGTGGTAGTCGATGAAGATCTGTTATTTGCTGATGAGGAAGATTTTGAACCAGCGATTCGTGAACCGCAGCGGTGGCGAATACTTATTGTGGATGATGAGGAGGAGATTCATGCCGTTACCCGTCTGGTTCTTAACGATTTTACATTCGAAGGGCGCGGACTTGATTTGATCAGTGCCTATAGCGGCAAGGAGTCTATAGAGTTGTTGCGGGATACAGAAGATATTGCCGTGGTGCTTTTAGATGTCGTGATGGAAGATAACCATGCCGGTTTGGATGTCGCAAGGCGTATCCGCGAGGAGTTAAACAACCCCTTTACCCGTATTATCTTGCGCACGGGGCAGCCGGGACAGGCTCCTGAGAATAAAGTTATTTCAGAACTTGATATCAATGACTACAAGCAAAAAACAGAACTCACAGCGCAGAAGTTGTTTGTCACAGTTACCACTGCATTGCGTTCTTTCCGAGATTTAAAGACGATTGATACAAATCGTCAGCGTTTATTACAACTGGCAATGTCTGTTGCTCATCAGATTCGTAACAGGACCATGAGTATCGCCGGGTTTGCGAATATTGCCGTCAGAGAACTTATGGCTGGAGAAGATGTTGTTCCTCAGCTGGATACTATTCGAGTAGAAGCCGCCCGTCTGGAAGCGCTTGTGTCGTCCGTCTCCGACTTTGCTTCACTCTCGCGTGGAGTGAAAGAACATGTGTTGCTGAAAACGGCTGTAGACGAAGCATATGCTGCAACAGAAAAGGAGCTTGCATCTAAGGACATCAGCTTTGCAGACGTTGCAACAGTGAGTGTTGATGTTGATGATCTGACGATTGAGGCAGACAGGAGACTTGTTGTCCGCATGTTGGAAGAGTTGTTGATGAATGCTGTTGTGTTTAGAAAAGAAGATTGCCGCATAGCAATTACTGCTGAGCCTCTTAAAGAGGGGTGTCTCTTTAAAATCGAGGATAATGGCGTAGGGATAAGCTCTGAGATTGTAAGCTATATTTTTGATCCATTTTTTTCTTCTCTTTCTGATGGTGTGGGCATGGGGCTTTGTACGGTCAGGAAAATCGTGGAAGAACATGGTTGGGAAATATCAGTCAGTAGCTCTGAAGGTCAGGGGAGTACTTTTGAGATAGTGATACCGGTTTGTGTCGATAGCGAACCTAACGAAGAGGGCGAGGATGCCTAATCTTTCTGAACAGCGGGTGATTGATGTTGCCATCTTTGTGGAACAGTTGTGGTTATGCGACAGCTCTGTCTGCTGGTTAGGTAGAAGAGAAGATTTTTTTAAGTGGCGGTTGCAAACTGTTGGTGATTGGGAAAAGCTTTTGCTGTTTGCTTGATTCTTGGTTTGTATGCTCAATGTCGTGTTCGCCAAAGATAAAAAGGATACCTGTCGAGGGCATTTCTTGTGTTATCTGGAGCATGCGGCGTGAATTGAATATGTAAGACTGCGGATTGTAAATCAGTAGGGATTCGGTTCAATTCAGATTGGTGGATTTGTATATTTTTAAGGGCTTACGGCATGCCAGCAGGTGTGGTGCAAGTCTTTTTTTGCGTTCTGTCCCTGTCTTCTCCTTTTCCTGTCCTCCAAGTTTCCATGATAGGTGATTCACTATGATCAGCCCAATGTGAGTTGATAGTACTTTGCGGTCCTCTGTGTTATCGGCAAGGTAGTTAATTGAGCAATTTTGTCCAAGATTTTGCCTAATAGATTGTTTAGTCTTTAGGACAAGGCAAAGGATTGAGAATGTCAGCAAAGCAGAAGAATAAATTTCAGTTTTTGAGTGCAGATAAGTGTGCAGGAGTGATGCTGCTAAAAGCAGTTATGACTGATTTCTCATATGGAAAGCATGCACATGAGGAGTTTGCAATCGGGGCTCCCTTAAATGGCATTCAAGAATTTTCATGTAACGGGCAACAGCTTAGAGCATTCCCCGGGAGTGTTATCTTATTTAATCCGGAAGAAGTACATAATGGAAACCCTGCTGAGAATCTGACGTTGCGCTATCAGATGTTGTATTTTGACCCCAGCGAGTTTTATCCGCTTCTGGATTGTGCTGCCACGAAAAATGATAATGCTTTTCGAAGTGAAGAGAATCTTTTTGTTGATCAGGTCTTGCATTCGTTTGTTATGGAGATGTCAAAGCATGTCAGCGAAGCAAAAAACTCTTCACTTGAGTATGAATGGTTCCTTTACCAGTTTGCGAGACGTCTCAGTCAAAGGATGGGGATGTTTCAGCCGGATGCGTGGCGCGATAAAAAAGATAGCCTGTTAGTAAGGGCTAAGGAGTATATTTGCGATAATATTAAACAGGATATGTCGATTGATGACCTCAGTAGCGAGGTACATATGTCCAAATATCATTTTATCCGCCTGTTCCGGAGCCAGTTCGGTTTGCCTCCGCATAAGTTCATACTGAACTATAAAATAAATCTGGTGCGAAAGTCTCTTGAGCTTGGATTGTCTCCTACGGATGTAGCGATGGAGTATGGCTTTTTTGATGTAAGCCATATGACGCGCCATTTTAAAAAATCGTACGGGGTATCTCCAAGGCAATACCAAAAACAAATAGAAGGATAATGGCAACGACATGTTAGGGATAATTTTTTATGCGATTGGAGTAATGTATACTCCAGGTCCTGTTAACATTCTTAGTTTAACTAACGGAATGCAGAGAGCTTCTTATAAGCATGTCCCGTTTTCCTTAGGCGTCGCAACAGCTTTGTGTTTCTGGTTTCTCTTGATTGGATACACCGGAAGTGCATTAATAAGCGAAAAGGAGTTGCCTATTATTGCTGGAGTGGGCGTTTGTTTTATTTTTTATCTTACGTATCAGATACTGTCTTCTTCAGGCAGCGCATTTGATAAAGACAGCGCGGCAGTTAATCTTACCTATAAAGAAGGATTACTGATGCAGTTGTTAAACCCCAAATGCATGTTGGTTGTGTTGCCAATAGCGACAGTGCATTTTCCTGCTGTTGGTATCGAAGGGGGGGGGATTGTCGTATGGTCTGTTTTGCTTGGTTGTCTTGGCTTTGGAGCACCATTTCTTTATTCAGTATTTGGTTCGTTACTTTCTAAAAGTGTAATAAAGACATCTTACCTTACATATGTAAACTACCTCATGGGTGCTATGTTGTTCTTTGTTGCAGTTGATATGGCATATCAGCATATTTATTTGGAATTGATTTAAAAGAAGTCGTATATCTAGAAATTCTCCTTCCATAGCCTTTTTCTATGCTTTGCCCACCGCACCTATTAATTCTTTGGTAACATTTCCTATTTCGCTCGAGCATGCACAGAAGTGTTATAATCTGAATTTTGAATTCTTCTGACAGTGTTCGCTACTTTCCGTATCTTTTTGAAATTATGAGTTTATAGCTTAAAAAAAATGTAGATTAGAAATTATTGATGTCTATGTTTAGATAAAAAAGGGACTTACGTTAAAACGTAAGTCCCTTTTTTTGTTTTTGGAGTTTTATTCTGTTTTCCGATGTGTCGAACGTAAAGGCGAGTGCATGATGAATTTGCACATGGACTAACCTCATGTTTTAAATGAATAAAAATTGTTTTCGTAAGACTCTATATGCTTTTCTCAAGTTCTTGTTTGTTTTTATGACAGAGCTTTAGCTCAAGTATAATTTTATCATATACAGTCCAACTTATTGAGCTATTATGTGTCCAAAATCTCCCATTTGTTTTTTTAACAATGTGTAGCTCAAAGTACATTTAGGCAGTCTTTTTCTTACTTATCATGATCTATCCGCTGGGAGTAAGTTTTGATCAGCACTGTTTTGATCAGCACTGATGAATTGTGAAAGCATGATGTTTGTGAGTATTTCACTACAAAAAGAAAAATATTTTTATATTATCATTGTATAATAATGAGAACTGAAAATAGATGATAGCAACCAGTAGTATTAAGAACATGTTTTTATTCTTAATAAAGTAATAAGTATGATTACATAGTGCAAATTTTTTTACCTTGAAGTTAAATTTAATTTTAATCTTCTTAATAAAATAATTAATACGTGTTTTTAATATCTATGATGATTTATTTTTTACAATAAAAACAAATTCAGTGAGTTCATGAGTAAAAAAAAATGAAAAGTAAAGTAAAAAATGAGAGTAAAAATGAAAGATACAATAGAAAAAAAAATTGAATATTAAAGAGATTGTGCAGCGTATATGGAACAAGAAAAATATTTATTATAGCAACTGTAATGATAAGTACAATGTGTGCTGGAGGTGTTGCGTACAAGGTACTTGTCCCTAAATACTATTCTGAAGTAGCGATTAAAGTCGGTATTCCTCAGAATTCAGAACGTCAGGCGGATCTAGCTTCATACCGTTTCAATCAGATGGCCGAGTACTGTAATACCATTCCTGATGTCTCGTTGAACGCGGATGGAGAAACAGTCTTTATTACATGGACATCGACGTCTCCTGAGTCAGCTAAAAAAATGGCAGATGCTGGAGTCAAAGGTTTGCAGGAGTATGTTCGGAGCGAAAAAAATAATCCATTAATACAGCATCGCAAAGCAATTGAAGAGCAACTGGCAACATTAAAAACAGCTATTAATGTACTGGAAGCGAAGGTTCTTCATTCACAGAGTAAGTCTAAAGAATCTCAATATGAGCTTGATGCGCTATATACAATGTATAAGGCCGCAAGCAAGCAACTTGTAAGTGCCCGTATTGATGAAGTCGGCTCAACTATTTCATTGCACGTGCTTTCTGCTCCTGAATTAGGGCATCAACCTTTAAAGACGAAAAAAGAGTTTATTGTGGGGGCAAGTGCTATTGTGTCCGGAGTCCTTGCAGTGCTGATGGTATTGCTGTGATCTGTCGTTAAAATAGTGACTTATTTGTTTTGATCTAATCAATGTAATTTGAAGTTGTATTATGCTGGAGTCACAGATGGGGAGCTGATGTTTTTTTATGGGTGAGTTGGATTCGTATTGATGTAATTTTTTTATTTTTAGTCATATGAACATTCAAGAAAAGTGGTGATTCATGTTTAATAATAAATCGATCTTAATTACAGGCGGAACCGGTTCATTTGGGAAAAAATATACCAAAACGATTTTAGAACGCTACAAGCCGAGAAGGCTCATTATTTTTTCTCGTGATGAATTGAAGCAGTTTGAAATGCAGCAGAATTTTAACGATCCATGTATGCGCTATTTTATTGGCGACGTACGTGATGGCGAGCGCCTGATGCAGGCAATGAATGGAGTTGATTACGTTATTCATGCTGCAGCGTTAAAGCAGGTACCAGCAGCAGAGTATAACCCCATGGAGTGTATCAAAACAAACGTTTACGGGGCAGAGAATGTAATTAAAGCCGCAATTGCTAATAACGTTAGAAAAGTCATTGCCCTTTCAACGGATAAGGCTGCGAACCCTATCAACCTTTATGGCGCGACAAAGCTTGCTTCAGACAAACTTTTTGTAGCGGCTAATAATAGTGCTGGCGGAAAAGATACACGATTTGCTGTTGTTCGTTACGGCAACGTCGTGGGGTCTCGTGGTTCAGTAGTACCTTTCTTCAAAAAACTGCTCGAAGACGGTGCAACGCATATTCCAGTAACGCATGAAGGTATGACTCGCTTTTGGATTACCTTGCAACAAGGCGTTGATTTTGTATTGAAAAATTTTGAACGGATGCAAGGCGGTGAGATTTTTGTCCCTAAAATTCCATCAGTAAGAATTATGGATTTAGCAGAGGCATACGGCAAAGGTACGCCTGTTAAAATAGTAGGGATCCGCCCGGGTGAAAAGCTACATGAAATTATGTGTCCGGCTGATGATTCGCATTTAACACTTGAGTTTAATGACCATTACGTCATTCGCCCATCAATTGTATTTTATGCAATCGAGTGTGACTACACATGTAACCCACTTGGAGAACATGGAGCGCCTGTACCACAAGGGGATGCTTATCATTCTGGTACAAATCCTGAGTTTTTGTCAGTTGAGAGAATTCTCGACTTTGACCAGTACGCTGAAGAGTAATCCAAATGGAAAATGCAGCGTTTTTACCCTATGGCAGACAGCTTATTGATGACGACGATATTCAGGCTGTAATCTCTGTGCTTCAGTCAGACTGGCTTACAACAGGCCCCCAAGTTGCGCAGTTTGAGCAGGCTATCTGTGAATATACCGGTGCAATGTATGGCGTGGCTGTTAACAGCGGAACTGCCGCATTGCATGCCTCATTACATGCTTTAGGGATAGCAGCAGGTGATGAGGTAGTCGTTCCGGCTATCACCTTTGCTGCTACATCTAACAGCGTATTGTATTGTGGTGCAAAACCGGTATTTGCAGATGTTTTTACCGATACGTTGTTGATTGATGTTGAGTCCATCGAAGCAAATATCACCTCAAAGACGAAGGCAATTATCGCTGTCGATTATGCAGGGCATCCTTGTGATTGGGATGCGTTAAGAGCTATCGCCCAAAAGCATAATCTCAGTCTTGTTGCTGACTCCTGCCACGCGATCGGCGCAGAATACAAAGGCCAAAAAAATTGGTACATTAGCGGACATAACTGTTTTTAGTTTTCATCCGGTGAAACATATCACTACCGGCGAAGGCGGGATGGCAGTTACTAACGACACGGTATTAGCCGAAAAAATGCGTGCGTTTCGCAGCCATGGAATAGCAGTAGATACTCATCAAAGAGATAAAGATAACGCATGGTTTTATGAAATGACGGAGCTTGGCTTCAATTATCGCCTTACCGACATTCAGTGTGCATTAGGATTTTCCCAGTTAGAAAAGTTGGATAAGTGGCTTGTAAAGCGGAATGAGCTTGCACAACTTTATTCTCCCAAGCTGGAGAATGGATGTGCGACTCCGCTAACATGCTCTGATGATGTAACCAATGCATATCATTTATATGTGGTGCGCACTAAATGCCGAGATGAGCTTTTCCTCAAGATGAGGGAAGGTAATATTGGCGTCAATGTGCACTATATTCCTGTCTATTTACATCCATACTACCAATCTCTCGGATATTCCAAAGGCATCTGCCCTAACGCAGAAAAGGCTTATGCAGAAATCATGAGTTTGCCAATGTGGGTAGGGATGCACGAATCGGATATCGATAGAGTGGTTAGGTTCTTCGATTAAAAATCGTAACATTAGTGAGCATACTATGCTGAGTAGGCTTGTTTTAGGGACAGTTCAGTTAGGGCTTGATTATGGTATAGCCAATACTTCAGGAAAGCCGTCGCAAAATATAGCAAATTCAATTGTCGCCACTAGTTATGGTGGTGGGATTCGATGCTTTGATACAGCTTTGGCATATGGTGAAAGTGAGACTGTGTTAGGTCGAGCTTTGAAGGAAGGAGGCATTGGAGATGCTAAAATTATTTCCAAGTGTTCTCCTGAATTATCAGAAAATGCCGGGGACGAGTTGTTACGTGATGTTGAAAGCTCTTTAGATCGCTTAGGAGTGAAATCACTTTATTGCTTGATGCTGCATGATGAAGATCACTTGGATCTACTTCATGGAGAAATCGGCGATGCATTGCAGCAATTAGTAGACCAGAGGAAAGTAAAACGAATTGGTATCTCTGTGTACACGCCTGAACGTGCATTGGAAGCGCTTGAATATTCTATAATTAATGTGCTTCAAGTCCCTGCATCACTTTTTGACAGACGTTTTGAATCGGCTGGTTTTTTCTTCAAAGCTAAGACTTTGGGAAAAGAAATTCATATTCGCAGCACTTTACTCCAAGGTGTGTTGTGCATGGAGCCAGAAAAATTACCTCCGTTTTTGCAGGAACTCAGCCCGTCTTTAACTGAGTTTCGTTCAGTTTGTTTCGAGAGAGAGATTACGCCCGCGGCAGCAGCATTGGCCTGGTGTTTGACATCATATCCGGATGCTTCTGTTCTATTTGGAGCAGAGACAAAGCGGCAGGTTTTGGAAAATCTCGAAGCTGTCCCGTTGGCAAATGAAGATTTTTTGATGGAAAAACTGACTGCTATTCTTCCACCTCAAAAGGAACAAGTGCTCAGTCCGTTATATTGGAGCAGATAAGAATGTCACTATCTATAAGTACACAAGAAAGAGCGAAGATATTTATTCCCGGAATTACTCAGTTGTTATCTAAAAATCCGACCCGTTTTAGTGAGGGCATCTGGCCATCGTACTTTTCAAAGGCAAAGGGTGCATATGTCTGGGATTTAGATGGGGAAAAATATCTTGATATGTCGATTTCGGGCATTGGGGCGTGCATTCTTGGATATGCAGATGAAGATGTAGATGCTGCCGTGTGCGACGCAATACATAAGGGTGTTGCCTCAAGCTTGAATTGTGCAGAAGAAGTCGATTTGGCTGAAGAATTATGCACACTTCACCCTTGGGCAGAACAGGTTCGCTTTACCCGTTCTGGAGGAGAAGCAATGGCTGTCGCTGTGAGGCTTGCCAGAGCTAAAACTGATAAGAGTGTTGTGTTGTTTTGCGGGTATCACGGATGGCACGACTGGTATCTTTCCGCAAATATTGCGAACGAAAGTGCATTAGATAATCACTTGATTGCCGGTCTTTCCCCGCAGGGGGCACCACGAGAATTATGCGGAACTGCTTTCCCGTTTGCATATAATGATACGGCTGAACTGGAACGACTTGCCGAAGAGCATAAAGACAATCTTGCAGCTATTGTAACAGAACCAATTCGAAATTTTGAACCTACCGAAGCGTTTCTTTCATCTTTGCGCAGCACTGCAGACAAGTATGATGTGCCGCTTATCGTTGACGAGATCTCTGCAGGTTTACGCTATAACACAGGTGGAGCGCATCTGACGTTTCCCGGTTTTGAGCCAGATATTGCTGTGTTCTCAAAAGGCTTGGGCAATGGGTACGCCATTGCGGCAGTGATTGGTAAAGAACGTGTTATGCGCGCTGCTGAGTACTCTTTTATCAGCTCTACCAATTGGACTGAAAGAATAGGGCCGGTCGCGGCTCTTGCAACATTGAAGAAGCATCGTGAACTGAATGCAGGTGATCGTTTAGTCGCACTGGGAACGGCTGTTCAGGAAGGGTGGGCACGATTGGCACGAAAGTATGGATTAGACATTCATGTTGGTGGAATGAAGCCAATGGGGCACTTCTCTTTCGAGGAAGAAGAGGCCGTAAAAAATGCATACTATATTCAGTTGATGCTTGAGCAAGGTTTCTTAGCAGGTGAAAGTTA
This window encodes:
- a CDS encoding aminotransferase class III-fold pyridoxal phosphate-dependent enzyme, with the protein product MSLSISTQERAKIFIPGITQLLSKNPTRFSEGIWPSYFSKAKGAYVWDLDGEKYLDMSISGIGACILGYADEDVDAAVCDAIHKGVASSLNCAEEVDLAEELCTLHPWAEQVRFTRSGGEAMAVAVRLARAKTDKSVVLFCGYHGWHDWYLSANIANESALDNHLIAGLSPQGAPRELCGTAFPFAYNDTAELERLAEEHKDNLAAIVTEPIRNFEPTEAFLSSLRSTADKYDVPLIVDEISAGLRYNTGGAHLTFPGFEPDIAVFSKGLGNGYAIAAVIGKERVMRAAEYSFISSTNWTERIGPVAALATLKKHRELNAGDRLVALGTAVQEGWARLARKYGLDIHVGGMKPMGHFSFEEEEAVKNAYYIQLMLEQGFLAGESYYAMYAHTFEQVEQYLDATDVAFSAIANTKDIMSKLVGKPTVSGFGRIA
- a CDS encoding DegT/DnrJ/EryC1/StrS family aminotransferase — protein: MKHITTGEGGMAVTNDTVLAEKMRAFRSHGIAVDTHQRDKDNAWFYEMTELGFNYRLTDIQCALGFSQLEKLDKWLVKRNELAQLYSPKLENGCATPLTCSDDVTNAYHLYVVRTKCRDELFLKMREGNIGVNVHYIPVYLHPYYQSLGYSKGICPNAEKAYAEIMSLPMWVGMHESDIDRVVRFFD
- a CDS encoding ATP-binding protein, which produces MKRCHQLSVALVLLGVIWTAFVMLPSSLYAQGEPRHVLLLNSYHQRMTWVENLTRAVEDVLEPDKNNLILHIDNMDTKMVFSPAYFLAYKKMLAERYKGISFSVIISSDNYAFDFLRYHRDDLWPNIPVVFCGVADLKPYMLKNVSLFTGTEETPSPRATVEQMLRNHPHIKKIFVINDYLKTGKSWRRYILKELRGLEGRVDFEHNIEEPVGRLRQRLLSLGKDTAVLLGVYFRDSEGRQFYTYESIGELLTADMPVPVYCLLGFNLRKGVIGGDVISGYFQGKSAAQMAKRILAGTDINSIPIVRTGANKFMFRYPELQRWNIAEDSLPKGSIILDRPASFFEMYREYIIIIEIIIGVLFLIVLLQMIHIARRRVVEKALRKSRRRFAVLLKNMPGMAYRSVFGSDWLMRFVSEGSKDLVEYSPDELLEGGVVSFSSLIASEDRKNARRIIDAQLEHGNSFTVEYRLHSSSGEVRHVLERGRYVQEAEEEAMLEGFITDVTDLKKSQAELAALNQELEDRVRRRTAELEKSLKDLQNAQQQLVEAEKLASLGGLVAGVAHEINTPLGIGLTSATYLQERLTKLEGEYKAGSFKRSTLEQFMHVADEGLAATVSNLRRAANLVQSFKQVAVDQTSEVLREFELYGYLGEVLTSLRPRWKRSTHTVELHAEGDAKGTIVKTYPGVIMQVMSNLISNSLVHGFEGMQNGVVEIVLRRTNGDISIDYRDNGKGMTPEQIQRVFEPFFTTKMGSGGSGLGMHIVWNLVTRKLGGVIECHSELGQGARFVITFPILPEQETES
- a CDS encoding aldo/keto reductase; its protein translation is MLSRLVLGTVQLGLDYGIANTSGKPSQNIANSIVATSYGGGIRCFDTALAYGESETVLGRALKEGGIGDAKIISKCSPELSENAGDELLRDVESSLDRLGVKSLYCLMLHDEDHLDLLHGEIGDALQQLVDQRKVKRIGISVYTPERALEALEYSIINVLQVPASLFDRRFESAGFFFKAKTLGKEIHIRSTLLQGVLCMEPEKLPPFLQELSPSLTEFRSVCFEREITPAAAALAWCLTSYPDASVLFGAETKRQVLENLEAVPLANEDFLMEKLTAILPPQKEQVLSPLYWSR
- a CDS encoding AraC family transcriptional regulator; protein product: MSAKQKNKFQFLSADKCAGVMLLKAVMTDFSYGKHAHEEFAIGAPLNGIQEFSCNGQQLRAFPGSVILFNPEEVHNGNPAENLTLRYQMLYFDPSEFYPLLDCAATKNDNAFRSEENLFVDQVLHSFVMEMSKHVSEAKNSSLEYEWFLYQFARRLSQRMGMFQPDAWRDKKDSLLVRAKEYICDNIKQDMSIDDLSSEVHMSKYHFIRLFRSQFGLPPHKFILNYKINLVRKSLELGLSPTDVAMEYGFFDVSHMTRHFKKSYGVSPRQYQKQIEG
- a CDS encoding hybrid sensor histidine kinase/response regulator — encoded protein: MVVDEDLLFADEEDFEPAIREPQRWRILIVDDEEEIHAVTRLVLNDFTFEGRGLDLISAYSGKESIELLRDTEDIAVVLLDVVMEDNHAGLDVARRIREELNNPFTRIILRTGQPGQAPENKVISELDINDYKQKTELTAQKLFVTVTTALRSFRDLKTIDTNRQRLLQLAMSVAHQIRNRTMSIAGFANIAVRELMAGEDVVPQLDTIRVEAARLEALVSSVSDFASLSRGVKEHVLLKTAVDEAYAATEKELASKDISFADVATVSVDVDDLTIEADRRLVVRMLEELLMNAVVFRKEDCRIAITAEPLKEGCLFKIEDNGVGISSEIVSYIFDPFFSSLSDGVGMGLCTVRKIVEEHGWEISVSSSEGQGSTFEIVIPVCVDSEPNEEGEDA
- a CDS encoding LysE family translocator; translation: MLGIIFYAIGVMYTPGPVNILSLTNGMQRASYKHVPFSLGVATALCFWFLLIGYTGSALISEKELPIIAGVGVCFIFYLTYQILSSSGSAFDKDSAAVNLTYKEGLLMQLLNPKCMLVVLPIATVHFPAVGIEGGGIVVWSVLLGCLGFGAPFLYSVFGSLLSKSVIKTSYLTYVNYLMGAMLFFVAVDMAYQHIYLELI
- the pseB gene encoding UDP-N-acetylglucosamine 4,6-dehydratase (inverting); the protein is MFNNKSILITGGTGSFGKKYTKTILERYKPRRLIIFSRDELKQFEMQQNFNDPCMRYFIGDVRDGERLMQAMNGVDYVIHAAALKQVPAAEYNPMECIKTNVYGAENVIKAAIANNVRKVIALSTDKAANPINLYGATKLASDKLFVAANNSAGGKDTRFAVVRYGNVVGSRGSVVPFFKKLLEDGATHIPVTHEGMTRFWITLQQGVDFVLKNFERMQGGEIFVPKIPSVRIMDLAEAYGKGTPVKIVGIRPGEKLHEIMCPADDSHLTLEFNDHYVIRPSIVFYAIECDYTCNPLGEHGAPVPQGDAYHSGTNPEFLSVERILDFDQYAEE
- a CDS encoding DegT/DnrJ/EryC1/StrS family aminotransferase; translated protein: MENAAFLPYGRQLIDDDDIQAVISVLQSDWLTTGPQVAQFEQAICEYTGAMYGVAVNSGTAALHASLHALGIAAGDEVVVPAITFAATSNSVLYCGAKPVFADVFTDTLLIDVESIEANITSKTKAIIAVDYAGHPCDWDALRAIAQKHNLSLVADSCHAIGAEYKGQKNWYISGHNCF